The Anaerobiospirillum thomasii genome includes a window with the following:
- the tusA gene encoding sulfurtransferase TusA, with protein MNNFFLDCLGLRCPDPLTMIRSKMRTLNIGDTLEVLSDDPVSQRDIPAYCKFMGHELTQGCDNNQYKYNITKCK; from the coding sequence ATGAATAATTTTTTTTTAGACTGTCTTGGACTTAGGTGTCCAGACCCTTTGACTATGATAAGAAGCAAGATGCGCACTCTAAATATAGGAGACACACTAGAGGTACTTTCTGATGACCCTGTATCTCAAAGAGACATTCCTGCCTACTGTAAATTTATGGGTCATGAGCTTACTCAAGGCTGTGATAATAATCAGTATAAATATAACATTACCAAGTGCAAATAA